The following are encoded in a window of Pseudomonas graminis genomic DNA:
- a CDS encoding response regulator transcription factor, which produces MNSIFIIDDHPVIRMAIRMLLENENYEVVGETDNGVDAMQMVRECMPDLIILDISIPKLDGLEVLARFNAMNLPSKILVLTAQAPSLFAIRCMQSGASGYVCKQEDLSELVSSVKAVLSGYNYFPSQALAATIKKEGDPNELERFKLVNDRELMVLQLFAQGRTNKEIAKGMFLSNKTVSTYKTRLMQKLKAKTLVELIEMAKRNSLV; this is translated from the coding sequence ATGAACTCAATTTTTATTATCGACGACCACCCGGTCATACGAATGGCCATACGTATGCTCCTGGAAAACGAAAATTACGAGGTGGTCGGAGAGACCGACAACGGCGTCGACGCGATGCAGATGGTCCGCGAATGCATGCCCGACCTGATCATTCTCGACATCAGTATCCCCAAGCTGGACGGGCTCGAAGTACTCGCCCGCTTCAACGCCATGAACCTGCCCTCCAAGATTCTCGTACTGACCGCCCAGGCGCCGAGCCTGTTCGCCATCCGTTGCATGCAGTCGGGCGCCTCGGGTTATGTGTGCAAGCAGGAAGACCTCAGCGAACTTGTCAGCTCGGTGAAGGCCGTATTATCCGGCTACAATTACTTTCCCAGTCAGGCCCTTGCCGCGACGATCAAAAAAGAAGGTGACCCCAACGAGCTTGAGCGCTTCAAACTCGTCAATGACCGCGAACTGATGGTGTTGCAACTGTTTGCCCAAGGGCGGACAAACAAGGAAATAGCCAAGGGTATGTTTCTCAGCAACAAAACGGTCAGCACTTACAAAACCCGTTTAATGCAAAAACTCAAGGCCAAGACTCTGGTAGAACTTATCGAGATGGCAAAACGCAATTCGCTAGTGTGA
- a CDS encoding response regulator: MFTKDFRILLVEDHPFQLIALQILLNNHGLYRVTPALNASEALGAMERSAEPYDLLLCDQRLPGMCGLELIQTANRRGLIQRAVLLSGLDADPLANLEAEARAMGLPLLGCLSKPLNTLELISLLSAPA, translated from the coding sequence ATGTTCACTAAAGATTTCCGAATCCTGCTGGTAGAGGATCATCCGTTTCAGCTGATCGCCTTGCAGATCCTGCTGAACAACCATGGCCTGTACCGCGTCACGCCGGCGCTCAATGCCAGCGAAGCACTCGGCGCCATGGAGCGCAGCGCCGAGCCTTATGACCTGCTGCTCTGCGACCAGCGTCTGCCAGGCATGTGCGGCCTGGAGCTGATACAGACGGCGAACCGGCGCGGATTGATCCAGCGCGCCGTGTTGCTCAGCGGCCTCGATGCGGATCCGCTGGCCAATCTTGAGGCCGAAGCCAGAGCGATGGGCCTGCCTCTGCTGGGATGCCTGAGCAAACCGCTCAACACTCTGGAGCTGATCAGCCTGCTCTCTGCGCCCGCCTGA
- a CDS encoding deoxyguanosinetriphosphate triphosphohydrolase — MDWQTLLTRERLGKTLHSPEELGRSPFHKDHDRIIFSGAFRRLGRKTQVHPVTSNDHIHTRLTHSLEVSCVGRSLGMRVGETLRSALPDWCDPSDLGMVVQSACLAHDIGNPPFGHSGEDAIRNWFKQAAGRGWLDAMSEVERNDFLNFEGNAQGFRVLTQLEYHQFEGGTRLTYATLGTYLKYPWTARHADSLGYKKHKFGCYQSELPILEQIAGKLGLPQIEDQRWARHPLVYLMEAADDICYALIDLEDGLEMELLTYDEVESLLLGLVGDDLPETYRQLGPNDSRRRKLAILRGKAIEHLTNAAARAFVEQQDALLAGTLQGDLVEHMHGPAKRCVLNAKDMARKKIFQDKRKTLHEIGAYTTLEILLNAFCGAALEQFGGHEPSFKSRRILDLLGNNAPDPSWPLHTSFLRVIDFIAGMTDSYASEMAREMTGHSNPV, encoded by the coding sequence TTGGATTGGCAAACCCTGCTCACCCGCGAGCGCCTTGGCAAGACCCTCCACAGCCCTGAGGAACTGGGGCGCAGTCCCTTCCACAAGGACCACGACCGGATCATCTTCTCCGGTGCTTTTCGCCGGCTTGGCCGCAAGACTCAAGTTCACCCGGTCACCAGCAATGACCATATTCACACGCGCCTGACCCACTCGCTGGAGGTCAGCTGCGTCGGCCGCTCGCTAGGCATGCGCGTCGGCGAGACCCTGCGCAGTGCCCTGCCCGACTGGTGTGACCCCAGCGATCTGGGCATGGTCGTGCAATCGGCCTGCCTGGCCCACGACATCGGCAACCCGCCGTTCGGACACTCTGGGGAAGACGCCATTCGCAACTGGTTCAAACAGGCGGCAGGCCGTGGCTGGCTGGACGCGATGAGCGAGGTCGAGCGCAATGACTTCCTCAATTTCGAAGGCAATGCCCAGGGTTTTCGCGTCCTCACCCAACTGGAATACCACCAGTTCGAGGGTGGCACGCGGCTGACCTACGCCACCCTCGGCACTTACCTGAAATACCCGTGGACGGCCCGTCACGCCGACTCGCTGGGCTACAAGAAGCACAAGTTCGGCTGCTACCAGAGCGAGCTGCCGATCCTGGAGCAGATCGCCGGCAAACTCGGCCTTCCGCAGATCGAGGACCAACGCTGGGCACGTCATCCGCTGGTTTACCTGATGGAGGCTGCGGACGACATCTGCTACGCGCTGATCGATCTCGAAGACGGCCTGGAAATGGAGTTGCTCACCTACGACGAAGTGGAGTCGCTGCTGCTGGGTCTGGTGGGCGATGACCTGCCGGAGACCTACCGCCAGCTGGGCCCCAACGACTCGCGCCGTCGCAAGCTGGCGATTCTGCGTGGCAAGGCCATCGAACACCTGACCAACGCCGCCGCGCGCGCTTTCGTTGAACAGCAGGACGCGCTGCTGGCGGGCACGCTGCAGGGCGATCTGGTCGAACACATGCACGGGCCGGCCAAGCGCTGCGTGCTCAACGCCAAGGACATGGCGCGCAAGAAGATCTTTCAGGACAAGCGCAAGACGCTGCATGAAATCGGTGCCTACACCACGCTGGAGATTTTGCTCAACGCCTTCTGCGGCGCGGCGCTGGAACAGTTCGGCGGGCATGAGCCGTCGTTCAAGAGCCGACGGATTCTCGATCTGCTGGGCAATAACGCACCCGACCCGAGCTGGCCGCTGCACACGTCCTTTCTCAGGGTCATCGATTTCATCGCCGGCATGACCGACAGCTACGCCAGCGAAATGGCCCGTGAAATGACCGGTCATTCCAACCCTGTCTAG
- a CDS encoding EAL domain-containing protein, whose amino-acid sequence MFDGQPLACFQPFIDTATGRIAGVEALGRLRQADGSLQSVGPLFADPRRPAVQLRRLDRQIRDNALSRLHEAPSDWFLSLNISPRWITCLRHDESPPSLKQLQPYGIPAERIVFEITELSGDGQRLKDVVARYRDAGARIAIDDFGAGYSQLDRVLALQPDILKLDMRLFQAAARGGPSSDVVKALAQMAEKTGCWIIAEGVETEAELDFALECGSRYVQGYLFAPAQLAFFEADAFVERFAALRDRYVMKKVAERERLMTLRRQVTQLMSRLQSWAENDASLSDLPQVTEFPWLLRFYQCDRHGTQLTPNLEWRNGAWSPDARYLGHNWSWRPYFYHLLAEGWHERRLTLSSTYRDATSNQYCLTAGQFFDNGERLLLIDVDAAGF is encoded by the coding sequence GTGTTCGATGGGCAACCGCTCGCCTGTTTTCAGCCGTTCATCGACACCGCGACAGGCCGCATTGCCGGCGTTGAAGCACTGGGCCGCCTGCGCCAGGCAGACGGCAGCCTGCAATCGGTCGGTCCGTTGTTTGCGGATCCGCGGCGCCCGGCCGTGCAACTGCGTCGGCTGGATCGTCAGATTCGCGACAATGCCCTGAGCCGGTTGCATGAAGCGCCCAGCGACTGGTTCCTGAGCCTGAACATCTCGCCTCGGTGGATCACCTGCCTGCGCCACGATGAATCGCCGCCCAGCCTCAAACAACTGCAGCCCTATGGCATTCCTGCAGAACGTATCGTCTTTGAAATCACCGAACTGAGCGGCGACGGCCAGCGCTTGAAGGACGTCGTGGCTCGTTACCGCGACGCCGGGGCACGCATTGCCATCGATGATTTCGGCGCCGGCTATTCGCAGCTGGACCGGGTGCTTGCGCTGCAACCCGACATCCTCAAACTCGACATGCGTCTGTTTCAAGCCGCAGCTCGGGGCGGCCCCAGCAGCGATGTGGTCAAAGCCCTCGCCCAGATGGCCGAAAAAACCGGCTGCTGGATCATCGCTGAAGGTGTCGAGACCGAAGCCGAACTGGACTTCGCCCTTGAATGCGGCTCGCGCTACGTTCAGGGCTATCTGTTTGCGCCGGCGCAGTTGGCTTTCTTCGAGGCCGATGCGTTCGTCGAGCGCTTCGCTGCCCTGCGCGATCGTTACGTGATGAAAAAAGTGGCCGAGCGTGAACGGCTGATGACGCTGCGCAGGCAGGTCACGCAACTGATGTCCCGGCTGCAGAGCTGGGCAGAGAACGATGCGTCGCTGAGCGACTTGCCTCAAGTCACGGAATTCCCGTGGCTGCTGCGCTTTTATCAGTGCGACCGCCACGGCACGCAGCTGACGCCCAATCTGGAATGGCGCAACGGCGCGTGGAGCCCGGATGCTCGGTATCTGGGCCATAACTGGTCCTGGCGGCCCTATTTCTATCACTTGCTGGCCGAGGGCTGGCACGAGCGGCGCCTGACGCTGTCGAGCACCTACCGCGACGCCACCAGCAATCAGTACTGCCTGACGGCCGGGCAGTTCTTCGACAACGGCGAGCGACTGTTGCTGATCGATGTCGACGCGGCCGGGTTTTGA
- a CDS encoding phage holin family protein → MTQPTGPTGTDQSSSPRRLGAAFLGLLHTHVELFGIELQEQKARTVRLLLFAGLALVFALLLLIGLSALLLILVWDSYRLYGIIGLCGLYTLAALFCAMRLKAAVFDESSPFHSTLEELANDRERLMP, encoded by the coding sequence ATGACGCAGCCGACAGGTCCAACCGGGACCGATCAATCCTCTTCGCCACGGCGGCTGGGTGCGGCTTTTCTGGGGCTGTTGCACACCCATGTCGAACTGTTCGGCATCGAGCTTCAGGAACAGAAAGCGCGTACGGTCAGGCTCTTGCTGTTCGCAGGCCTGGCGCTGGTTTTCGCGTTGCTGCTGCTCATCGGCCTGTCCGCTTTGCTGCTGATTCTGGTCTGGGACAGCTATCGCCTGTACGGAATCATCGGTCTGTGCGGGTTATACACCCTAGCGGCACTGTTCTGTGCAATGCGCCTGAAGGCAGCTGTTTTCGATGAGTCTTCACCCTTCCATTCGACACTGGAAGAACTGGCAAACGACCGCGAGCGACTGATGCCATGA
- a CDS encoding DUF883 family protein, producing the protein MARPTADKAQDILMSDFQTLVADTEKLLAHTASLAGEQADELREQIRESLVRARETLKLTEETLRARGKEAVIVTEDYVQNNPWQSVGIAAGVGFLLGLLATRR; encoded by the coding sequence ATGGCTCGACCTACAGCAGACAAAGCCCAGGACATATTGATGTCTGACTTCCAGACGCTGGTTGCCGATACGGAAAAATTGCTGGCGCACACGGCCTCTCTGGCCGGTGAACAGGCCGACGAACTGCGCGAGCAGATTCGCGAAAGCCTGGTCCGTGCACGCGAAACCCTCAAGCTGACCGAAGAAACCCTCCGCGCCCGCGGCAAGGAAGCGGTCATCGTCACCGAGGACTATGTGCAGAACAACCCATGGCAATCGGTAGGCATCGCAGCTGGCGTCGGCTTCCTGCTGGGCCTGTTGGCCACCCGGCGCTAA
- a CDS encoding glutaredoxin family protein codes for MSPECQLFGTLGCHVCEVAEAELMPLVEHGLMVELVDIAESEACYETYSLRIPVLRRADTGAELDWPFDTDQVVLFLSD; via the coding sequence ATGTCACCGGAATGTCAGCTGTTTGGAACGTTGGGGTGTCATGTGTGCGAGGTGGCCGAAGCCGAACTGATGCCGCTGGTGGAGCACGGCTTGATGGTGGAGCTGGTCGACATCGCCGAGAGCGAGGCGTGCTACGAAACCTATAGCCTGAGGATTCCCGTGCTGAGGCGGGCAGACACCGGTGCCGAACTGGACTGGCCGTTCGACACCGATCAGGTCGTGCTGTTTCTGAGCGACTGA
- a CDS encoding pseudouridine synthase, which translates to MSAPVFTAAHRQASTLYLPPGPWLTVLDCLCERFSAISREQWLDRIARGKVLDADGQPIAVDLAYREGLRIHYFREVPNETPIPVLESILYADEHLVVADKPHFLPVTPAGEYVEQTLLRRVIRTLDNPELVPLHRIDRHTAGLVLFSANKQTRSAYQALFPTRQIEKRYEAIAPALPDMAFPRVHKSRLVDGEPFFRMQEGEGPSNTETRVVVSEKKGGLWRYALYPVTGKKHQLRVHMAALGAGICNDPFYPDVLKDAVDDYSNPLKLLAQGLRFVDPVTGQERVFESRITLDW; encoded by the coding sequence ATGTCCGCACCTGTATTTACCGCTGCCCACCGTCAAGCCAGCACGTTGTATCTGCCGCCCGGACCGTGGCTGACGGTGCTCGATTGCCTGTGCGAGCGCTTCAGTGCCATCAGCCGCGAGCAGTGGCTTGACCGGATCGCTCGGGGCAAAGTGCTTGATGCCGACGGCCAGCCGATCGCCGTGGACCTTGCGTACCGCGAAGGCCTGCGCATCCATTACTTTCGTGAAGTGCCCAACGAGACGCCGATTCCGGTGCTGGAGTCCATCCTGTATGCCGACGAGCATCTTGTGGTCGCCGACAAGCCGCATTTTCTGCCCGTCACTCCGGCGGGCGAGTACGTCGAGCAGACCCTGCTGCGACGGGTGATCCGTACCCTCGACAATCCCGAGCTGGTGCCTTTGCACCGCATCGACCGGCACACGGCGGGGCTGGTGCTGTTCTCGGCCAACAAGCAGACGCGGTCGGCGTATCAGGCGTTGTTTCCGACCCGGCAGATTGAAAAGCGCTACGAGGCGATAGCGCCTGCGCTCCCGGACATGGCGTTTCCGCGTGTTCACAAAAGCCGCCTGGTCGATGGCGAACCCTTCTTTCGCATGCAAGAGGGCGAGGGCCCGAGCAACACGGAAACCCGAGTTGTGGTCAGCGAAAAAAAGGGCGGGCTCTGGCGGTACGCGCTTTATCCGGTGACGGGGAAAAAACACCAGCTGCGCGTGCATATGGCCGCCCTGGGCGCTGGCATCTGCAATGACCCGTTCTATCCCGACGTGCTCAAGGACGCCGTGGACGACTACTCCAACCCGCTGAAACTCCTTGCCCAGGGTTTGCGCTTTGTTGACCCGGTGACGGGGCAGGAGCGGGTTTTCGAAAGCCGGATCACGTTGGATTGGTAG
- a CDS encoding YgdI/YgdR family lipoprotein, with translation MKQRTLPAAFLLALSLAGLAGCSSPTVITLNDGREIQATDEPKFDEESGFYEFKQLDGKETRINKDQVRTVKEL, from the coding sequence ATGAAACAACGGACTCTTCCTGCCGCCTTTCTGCTCGCGCTGAGCCTTGCCGGTCTTGCCGGTTGCTCGTCGCCCACCGTGATCACGCTGAACGACGGCCGTGAAATCCAGGCAACCGACGAGCCGAAGTTCGATGAAGAGTCGGGCTTCTACGAGTTCAAGCAGCTGGACGGCAAAGAAACCCGCATCAACAAGGATCAGGTTCGTACCGTTAAAGAACTGTGA
- the mobA gene encoding molybdenum cofactor guanylyltransferase MobA, whose translation MTPSEALPPCSVLLLAGGQGRRMGGRDKGLITWRNKPFIEHLYGLVRPLTDDVIVSCNRNCEQYARYADQLVEDEQQDFPGPYAGIRAGLAVARHDYLLVIPCDMPLLDREILDGLRQSAATSGTPVMVRQGEQWEPLLCCIPTCHAQVFEQHWREGQRSPRRTLAELRAVGLQCEADDPRLANLNTPDLLTEIKA comes from the coding sequence ATGACCCCTTCCGAAGCCCTCCCGCCCTGCTCTGTCCTGCTGCTTGCCGGAGGCCAGGGTCGGCGCATGGGCGGGCGTGATAAAGGCCTGATCACGTGGCGCAACAAGCCTTTTATCGAGCACTTATACGGGTTGGTGCGACCGCTCACGGACGATGTGATCGTGTCGTGCAACCGCAACTGCGAGCAGTACGCGCGCTACGCCGACCAACTGGTGGAGGATGAGCAACAGGACTTCCCCGGCCCTTACGCGGGTATTCGCGCCGGCCTTGCCGTCGCCAGACATGACTACCTGCTGGTCATCCCCTGTGACATGCCGCTGCTGGATCGTGAGATTCTCGACGGCCTGCGCCAGAGCGCGGCCACTTCAGGAACGCCAGTTATGGTCCGCCAGGGCGAGCAGTGGGAACCGCTTCTGTGTTGCATTCCCACCTGCCACGCACAGGTGTTCGAACAGCATTGGCGGGAAGGACAGCGCAGCCCGCGCCGGACCCTGGCAGAGTTGCGCGCCGTCGGGTTGCAGTGCGAGGCCGACGACCCGCGCCTCGCCAACCTTAATACGCCGGATCTGTTGACCGAGATCAAGGCCTGA
- the moaB gene encoding molybdenum cofactor biosynthesis protein B, whose protein sequence is MKAKADSPFVPLNIAVLTVSDTRTFETDTSGQMFVDRLTAAGHGLIERVLLKDDLYKIRAQVATWIADDEVQVVLITGGTGFTGRDSTPEAVACLLDKQVDGFGELFRQISVPDIGSSTIQSRALAGLANGTLVCCLPGSTNAVRTGWDGILADQLNNSFRPCNFVPHLKKAEPCATRG, encoded by the coding sequence ATGAAAGCCAAGGCAGACTCGCCTTTCGTACCCCTGAACATCGCTGTTCTGACGGTCAGTGACACCCGTACTTTTGAAACCGATACTTCCGGCCAGATGTTCGTCGACCGCCTGACCGCTGCAGGTCATGGCCTGATCGAGCGCGTGCTGCTCAAGGATGACCTGTACAAGATCCGCGCCCAGGTCGCGACCTGGATCGCCGACGACGAAGTGCAAGTCGTGCTGATCACCGGCGGCACTGGCTTCACCGGTCGCGACAGCACCCCGGAAGCCGTGGCGTGCCTGCTGGACAAGCAAGTGGACGGTTTTGGCGAGCTGTTCCGCCAGATTTCCGTCCCTGACATCGGTAGCTCGACCATCCAATCCCGCGCCCTTGCCGGTCTGGCCAACGGCACGCTGGTGTGCTGCCTGCCGGGCTCGACCAACGCGGTGCGCACCGGCTGGGACGGCATCCTCGCCGATCAGTTGAACAACAGCTTCCGCCCGTGCAATTTCGTGCCGCATCTGAAGAAGGCCGAACCCTGCGCGACCCGCGGGTGA
- a CDS encoding molybdopterin molybdotransferase MoeA, protein MSAIEMSRLMPVEEAMQRLMDLAANAPISERETVALADAQGRVLAEDLISTLDLPPWPNSAMDGYAMRVADWTGEPLPVSQRIFAGQAPEPLQPGTCARIFTGAPVPEGADCVEMQENAEVQADATVRFLEPLSTGQNIRPKGQETTVGDKVLDAGTVLNPIELGLAATMGFGQVQVVRRARVAVLSTGDELIEPGQPLGPGQIYNSNRVLLCSWLARLGCEVVDAGILPDNLEKTRAALGSLNDVDLILSTGGVSVGEADFLGHALREEGEIALWKLAIKPGKPLTFGHFRGVPVIGLPGNPASTLVTFALLARPYLLRRLGVQAVKPLQFQVPAAFVWTKPGSRREYLRGRLEQGRLVAYRNQSSGVLRSAAWADGLIEIVEGKTVAEGDLLNFIPLSEVMG, encoded by the coding sequence ATGAGCGCAATTGAAATGAGTCGCCTGATGCCGGTCGAAGAGGCCATGCAGCGGTTGATGGATCTGGCCGCCAACGCGCCGATCAGCGAGCGTGAAACCGTGGCGCTGGCCGATGCCCAGGGGCGCGTGCTGGCTGAGGATCTGATTTCGACGCTGGATTTGCCGCCGTGGCCCAACAGCGCCATGGACGGATACGCGATGCGCGTGGCGGACTGGACCGGCGAACCGTTGCCAGTGAGCCAGCGGATCTTCGCCGGGCAAGCGCCCGAACCGTTACAGCCGGGCACTTGCGCGCGAATCTTCACCGGCGCGCCGGTTCCTGAAGGGGCTGACTGCGTCGAGATGCAGGAAAACGCCGAGGTTCAAGCCGACGCGACCGTGCGCTTTCTCGAACCGTTGAGCACCGGTCAGAACATCCGCCCCAAAGGCCAGGAAACCACCGTCGGCGACAAGGTGCTGGATGCGGGCACGGTCCTGAACCCGATCGAACTGGGCCTCGCTGCGACCATGGGTTTTGGTCAGGTGCAGGTTGTGCGCCGCGCCCGGGTGGCCGTGCTGTCCACCGGCGATGAGTTGATCGAGCCGGGGCAGCCGTTGGGTCCGGGGCAGATCTACAACAGCAATCGCGTGTTGCTGTGCAGTTGGCTGGCGCGACTGGGCTGCGAAGTGGTCGATGCGGGCATCCTTCCCGACAACCTCGAGAAAACCCGCGCGGCGCTGGGCAGCCTCAACGACGTCGACCTGATCCTCTCCACGGGCGGCGTGTCCGTCGGCGAAGCGGATTTTCTCGGTCACGCACTGCGTGAAGAGGGCGAGATCGCTCTTTGGAAACTGGCGATCAAACCTGGCAAGCCGCTGACGTTCGGCCATTTCCGTGGCGTGCCGGTGATCGGCCTTCCGGGCAATCCGGCATCCACGCTGGTGACCTTCGCGCTGCTGGCCCGACCCTATTTGCTCAGACGCCTCGGCGTGCAGGCCGTCAAACCGCTGCAGTTCCAGGTGCCTGCTGCATTCGTCTGGACCAAACCGGGGAGCCGGCGCGAGTACTTGCGCGGACGCCTTGAACAGGGCAGGCTGGTTGCCTACCGCAATCAGAGCTCGGGTGTGCTGCGCAGCGCCGCCTGGGCCGACGGGCTGATCGAGATCGTGGAAGGCAAGACGGTGGCGGAGGGCGACCTGCTCAACTTCATTCCGCTGAGCGAGGTCATGGGCTGA
- a CDS encoding monovalent cation:proton antiporter-2 (CPA2) family protein: MPHEGSLLQAAVVFLLAAVLTVPLAKRLQLGAVIGYLIAGVIIGPSCLGLIGDPQSVAHISELGVVLLLFIIGLELSPRRLWTMRKSVFGVGMAQVLLTGVVIGAVALLGFNQPLNSAVVLGLGLALSSTAFGLQSLAERKELNAPHGRLAFAILLFQDIAAIPLIALVPMLAGGSHDAGSGDSLRHGLQVLGGIAIVVVGGRYLLRPVFRIVAKTKLQEVSTATALLVVIGTAWLMDLVGVSMALGAFLAGLLLADSEYRHELEAQIEPFKGLLLGLFFISVGMGANIGLLINSPLTVLGLTLLLIGLKLPLLFFVGRLAGGLGKQSALRLGLVLAAGGEFAFVVFKIGRDQGLFDAALYDTLVLTITLSMALTPLLLLALSRWLKPKPVIKEVPAEYKEIESDNPRVVIAGMGRMGQIVARILRAQNIPFIALDTSVETIEFTRSFGNVPVFYGDPLRPEILRAAKVDQAEYFVIATDDPDTNIKTAELVRRLYPHMKIIARARNRQHVHRLLDLDAEAVRETFYSSLEMTRRTLIGLGLSETQAAARIDRFKRHDEQVLNRQHLIYDDAAKVMQSALEARTELSELFESDRIDEEASDAQPAVKAKK, translated from the coding sequence ATGCCCCATGAAGGCAGCCTGTTGCAGGCCGCAGTCGTGTTCCTGCTCGCCGCCGTTCTCACGGTTCCTCTGGCCAAACGTCTGCAACTGGGCGCCGTGATCGGCTACCTGATCGCGGGTGTGATCATTGGCCCGTCTTGCCTCGGCCTGATCGGCGACCCGCAGAGCGTCGCGCACATCTCCGAGCTGGGCGTGGTGCTGTTGTTGTTCATCATTGGCCTGGAGTTGTCGCCGCGACGCCTCTGGACCATGCGCAAATCGGTGTTCGGTGTCGGCATGGCACAGGTGCTGCTAACGGGGGTCGTCATTGGCGCGGTCGCGTTGCTGGGCTTCAATCAGCCGCTGAACAGCGCCGTGGTACTCGGCCTGGGGCTGGCGTTGTCATCGACCGCCTTCGGTCTGCAAAGCCTGGCCGAACGCAAGGAGCTCAACGCACCCCACGGTCGCCTGGCCTTCGCCATTCTGCTGTTCCAGGACATCGCGGCCATTCCGCTGATCGCATTGGTGCCGATGCTGGCAGGCGGTTCTCACGATGCCGGTTCCGGCGATTCCCTGCGTCACGGCCTGCAAGTGCTCGGCGGCATCGCCATTGTCGTGGTCGGCGGTCGTTACCTGCTGCGGCCGGTGTTTCGCATCGTCGCCAAAACCAAATTGCAGGAAGTCTCCACGGCGACCGCTCTGCTGGTGGTGATCGGCACGGCGTGGCTGATGGACCTGGTGGGCGTGTCCATGGCGCTGGGAGCATTTCTTGCTGGCCTGCTGCTGGCGGATTCCGAATACCGTCATGAGCTGGAAGCGCAGATCGAACCGTTCAAAGGCCTGCTGCTGGGGCTGTTTTTCATCAGCGTCGGCATGGGCGCCAACATCGGCCTGCTGATCAACTCGCCGCTGACGGTGCTGGGCCTGACGCTACTGCTGATCGGCTTGAAGTTGCCGTTGCTGTTCTTCGTCGGACGTCTGGCGGGCGGGCTCGGCAAGCAAAGTGCGCTGCGCCTGGGGCTGGTCCTGGCCGCGGGCGGTGAATTTGCGTTTGTGGTGTTCAAGATCGGCCGCGACCAGGGCCTGTTCGATGCCGCGTTGTACGACACGCTGGTGTTGACGATCACCTTGTCGATGGCGCTGACGCCATTGCTGCTGCTGGCCCTGTCGCGCTGGCTCAAGCCAAAGCCCGTGATCAAGGAAGTGCCGGCAGAGTACAAGGAAATCGAATCGGACAACCCGCGCGTGGTCATCGCGGGCATGGGCCGGATGGGGCAGATCGTTGCGCGTATTCTGCGCGCGCAGAACATCCCTTTCATTGCGCTGGACACCTCGGTGGAAACCATCGAGTTCACCCGCAGTTTCGGTAATGTGCCGGTGTTCTACGGCGACCCGCTGCGTCCGGAAATCCTGCGCGCCGCGAAGGTCGACCAGGCCGAATATTTCGTCATCGCCACGGACGACCCGGACACCAACATCAAGACCGCCGAACTGGTGCGCAGGCTCTACCCGCACATGAAGATCATTGCTCGCGCCCGTAACCGCCAGCACGTTCACCGCTTGCTGGACCTGGATGCCGAGGCGGTGCGGGAAACCTTCTATTCAAGCCTGGAAATGACGCGGCGCACGCTGATCGGCCTGGGCCTGAGTGAAACCCAGGCGGCCGCGCGCATTGATCGGTTCAAGCGCCACGACGAACAAGTGCTGAATCGCCAGCACCTGATCTACGATGATGCCGCGAAGGTCATGCAAAGCGCGCTGGAAGCCCGGACTGAATTGTCCGAGCTGTTCGAATCCGACCGGATCGATGAGGAAGCGAGTGACGCGCAGCCTGCAGTGAAGGCTAAAAAATAG
- a CDS encoding PepSY domain-containing protein → MIKKLTAAVLATAALTTAQFALADKPGAGWITIEKAIEKAKSAGYTEIYKIEADDNGYWEGEGRKADSLTYEFRIDGTSGNVLRDQKD, encoded by the coding sequence ATGATCAAGAAACTTACCGCTGCCGTTCTCGCCACCGCTGCCCTGACCACCGCACAGTTCGCCCTGGCGGACAAGCCGGGCGCTGGCTGGATCACCATCGAAAAAGCGATCGAAAAAGCCAAGTCGGCGGGTTACACCGAGATCTACAAGATCGAAGCCGACGACAATGGCTACTGGGAAGGCGAAGGCCGCAAAGCTGACAGCCTGACCTACGAATTCCGTATCGACGGCACTTCCGGTAACGTCCTGCGCGACCAGAAGGACTGA